Proteins from one Impatiens glandulifera chromosome 2, dImpGla2.1, whole genome shotgun sequence genomic window:
- the LOC124926570 gene encoding uncharacterized protein LOC124926570 — protein sequence MGEDSKVVAPPHDLNAKWDACLDLGLRRVVYSSLAGAFTGLLFLRSPVTRWASVALGAGIGIGSAYTECSYKFDGSTAKLVAPSSESHSSLGGHE from the exons ATGGGTGAAGACAGTAAGGTGGTTGCTCCGCCGCACGATCTGAATGCAAAGTGGGATGCTTGTCTCGATTTGGGTCTCCGCCGTGTCGTCTATTCTTCCTTAGCCGGTGCTTTTACCGGTCTTCTCTTCTTAA GGAGTCCAGTCACACGTTGGGCATCAGTGGCCTTGGGTGCTGGGATTGGCATTGGATCTGCATACACAGAGTGTTCATATAAATTTGATGGATCGACAGCAAAGTTGGTAGCTCCAAGCTCAGAATCTCATTCATCTCTG GGTGGACATGAGTGA